The proteins below are encoded in one region of Pseudoduganella armeniaca:
- a CDS encoding LysR family transcriptional regulator gives MATNIELRQLRYFVTVAEELHFGRAARRLHMTQPPLSQTILALEDMLGAPLFDRNRRGVALTPAGDALLPEARRLLAQAGELPGLVKRAAAGEMGKLSLAFVSSADYSVLPPSLRAYRAAFPHVQITLQEATSDRQMDELLHGRIDAGLLIPPLTDKAKAELDYLPVLSEPLILASPANLPELRGKHDASLRTLPPLPLIIFPRAIAPGLYDAILAVFRAAGMTPVIGQEAIQMQTIVSLVSAGMGIALVPQSVSNLRRPGVEYRPLAQTTPLVETGLAWRRDSISPVLKGFLDLMRKRL, from the coding sequence ATGGCAACCAATATCGAACTGCGGCAGCTGCGTTACTTCGTCACCGTGGCCGAGGAGCTGCACTTCGGCCGCGCCGCGCGCCGCCTGCACATGACGCAGCCGCCGCTGTCCCAGACCATCCTGGCGCTGGAGGACATGCTGGGCGCCCCGCTGTTCGACCGCAACCGCCGTGGCGTGGCCCTGACCCCGGCTGGCGACGCGCTGCTGCCGGAAGCGCGCCGGCTGCTGGCGCAGGCGGGCGAACTGCCCGGCCTCGTCAAGCGCGCCGCCGCCGGCGAGATGGGCAAGCTGTCGCTGGCCTTCGTCTCGTCGGCCGACTACAGCGTGCTGCCGCCGTCGCTGCGGGCCTACCGGGCCGCCTTCCCCCACGTGCAGATCACGCTGCAGGAGGCCACGTCGGACCGGCAAATGGACGAGCTGCTGCACGGCCGCATCGATGCCGGCCTGTTGATCCCGCCGCTGACCGACAAGGCCAAGGCCGAGCTGGACTACTTGCCGGTGCTGTCCGAGCCGCTGATCCTGGCCTCCCCCGCCAACCTGCCGGAGCTGCGCGGCAAGCACGACGCCAGCTTGCGCACGCTGCCGCCGCTGCCGCTGATTATCTTCCCGCGCGCCATCGCACCCGGTCTGTATGATGCCATCCTGGCCGTGTTCCGTGCGGCCGGCATGACGCCCGTGATCGGCCAGGAAGCCATCCAGATGCAGACGATCGTCAGCCTGGTCTCGGCCGGCATGGGCATCGCACTTGTGCCACAATCGGTCTCCAACCTGCGACGCCCGGGAGTAGAATACCGGCCGCTGGCGCAGACGACGCCCCTCGTGGAGACGGGCCTGGCGTGGCGCCGCGACAGTATCTCGCCCGTGTTGAAGGGCTTCCTGGACCTGATGAGAAAGAGACTCTGA
- a CDS encoding PEP-CTERM sorting domain-containing protein (PEP-CTERM proteins occur, often in large numbers, in the proteomes of bacteria that also encode an exosortase, a predicted intramembrane cysteine proteinase. The presence of a PEP-CTERM domain at a protein's C-terminus predicts cleavage within the sorting domain, followed by covalent anchoring to some some component of the (usually Gram-negative) cell surface. Many PEP-CTERM proteins exhibit an unusual sequence composition that includes large numbers of potential glycosylation sites. Expression of one such protein has been shown restore the ability of a bacterium to form floc, a type of biofilm.) — translation MFATPTCNILEKTHDLQDSSLACVATSGCPATPGTGGADYDQHARIGIFSDFDYDMIDNMGILTPDFDFSPLPYEMTVQSTFDSDATFRIDGEGYRNYQDTQITITFKLGTYNSVSRMVAETGLKTSSNSYTLSVGYPGYNVYARFLDTSGVLDSDLLAPRQLSSSGDNVGATGLTWWSTAPDSWASGSMSADATRATLSITSAVPEPGHWAMLAAGLLVVSAAARRKARH, via the coding sequence ATGTTTGCAACTCCAACCTGCAATATTCTCGAGAAAACACATGATCTTCAAGACAGTTCGCTCGCTTGCGTTGCCACTTCTGGCTGTCCTGCCACTCCAGGTACTGGCGGCGCCGATTACGATCAGCACGCACGTATCGGGATATTCTCCGACTTCGACTACGACATGATCGATAACATGGGCATATTGACCCCGGATTTCGACTTCTCACCGTTGCCCTATGAGATGACCGTCCAGTCCACATTCGATTCCGATGCCACTTTCCGCATCGATGGGGAAGGTTACCGGAACTACCAGGATACGCAGATCACCATCACGTTCAAATTGGGAACCTACAATTCCGTATCGCGAATGGTAGCGGAGACGGGGCTCAAGACCAGTTCGAACTCCTACACTCTTTCGGTGGGATATCCGGGCTATAACGTCTACGCGAGGTTCTTGGACACGAGCGGCGTGCTGGACAGCGACCTCCTGGCGCCGCGCCAACTCAGTTCCAGCGGCGACAACGTGGGGGCTACGGGACTGACCTGGTGGTCAACCGCCCCTGACTCTTGGGCGTCTGGAAGCATGTCTGCCGATGCTACGCGGGCCACGCTGTCGATCACTAGTGCGGTACCCGAGCCCGGCCACTGGGCGATGCTGGCCGCGGGCCTGTTGGTCGTCTCGGCGGCCGCACGGCGCAAGGCGCGACACTGA
- a CDS encoding EVE domain-containing protein, with protein sequence MARQYWLMKSEPDDVSFEDVLAAPGQVTSWYGVRNYQARNFIRDGMKVGDGVLFYHSSCAVPGIAGLAEIVSAPYPDATQFDPKSPYFDPKATPEQPRWIGIDVKAVHQGRYVDLKELRSHPELEHMRLLAKGSRLSVMPVEPDEWRYVVKLIG encoded by the coding sequence ATGGCCAGGCAGTACTGGTTGATGAAGTCCGAACCCGACGACGTCAGTTTCGAGGACGTGCTGGCCGCGCCTGGCCAGGTAACGTCCTGGTACGGCGTGCGCAACTACCAGGCCCGCAATTTCATCCGCGATGGCATGAAGGTAGGCGACGGCGTACTGTTCTACCACTCCAGCTGCGCCGTGCCGGGCATCGCCGGCCTGGCCGAAATCGTCAGCGCGCCGTATCCCGATGCCACGCAGTTCGATCCCAAGAGTCCTTACTTCGACCCGAAAGCCACGCCAGAGCAGCCGCGCTGGATCGGCATCGACGTCAAGGCCGTGCACCAGGGGCGCTATGTCGACTTGAAGGAATTGCGCAGCCACCCGGAGCTGGAGCATATGCGCCTGCTGGCCAAGGGCAGCAGGCTGTCCGTGATGCCGGTGGAGCCGGATGAATGGCGCTATGTCGTCAAACTGATCGGCTAA
- the groES gene encoding co-chaperone GroES, protein MNLRPLHDRVIVKRLDQETKTASGLIIPDAAAEKPDQGEVLAVGNGKVSDSGQLRALEVKVGDRVLFGKYSGQAVKVDGEELLVMREEDIMAIVQK, encoded by the coding sequence ATGAACCTTCGCCCTTTGCACGATCGCGTCATCGTCAAACGTCTGGACCAGGAAACCAAGACTGCTTCCGGCCTGATCATTCCTGATGCCGCCGCTGAAAAGCCGGATCAGGGTGAAGTGCTGGCAGTTGGCAATGGCAAGGTGTCCGACAGCGGTCAGCTGCGCGCACTGGAAGTCAAGGTCGGCGATCGCGTGCTGTTCGGCAAGTACTCCGGCCAGGCCGTCAAAGTCGACGGCGAAGAGCTGCTGGTGATGCGCGAAGAAGACATCATGGCCATCGTCCAGAAGTAA
- a CDS encoding cell division protein ZapA, producing MTPVDVNIMGQAYRLMCKEGEERALREAASLLDKKMTTIRDAGKVKGNDRIAVMAALSMAAEFLTAKAPAGPLSDMSLLEVQQKIAAMQRVLDSALTPQEALF from the coding sequence ATGACGCCCGTCGACGTGAACATCATGGGGCAGGCCTATCGGCTCATGTGCAAGGAAGGCGAGGAGCGCGCGCTGCGTGAAGCGGCCAGCCTGCTCGACAAGAAAATGACGACCATCCGCGACGCCGGCAAGGTCAAGGGGAACGACCGCATCGCGGTGATGGCCGCGTTGTCGATGGCGGCGGAATTCCTGACGGCGAAAGCGCCCGCCGGACCGCTGTCGGACATGTCGCTGCTGGAAGTGCAGCAGAAGATCGCCGCGATGCAGCGCGTGCTCGACAGCGCGCTGACGCCGCAGGAAGCCCTGTTCTGA
- a CDS encoding PEP-CTERM sorting domain-containing protein (PEP-CTERM proteins occur, often in large numbers, in the proteomes of bacteria that also encode an exosortase, a predicted intramembrane cysteine proteinase. The presence of a PEP-CTERM domain at a protein's C-terminus predicts cleavage within the sorting domain, followed by covalent anchoring to some some component of the (usually Gram-negative) cell surface. Many PEP-CTERM proteins exhibit an unusual sequence composition that includes large numbers of potential glycosylation sites. Expression of one such protein has been shown restore the ability of a bacterium to form floc, a type of biofilm.), whose translation MIVKALRTFALPLLAILPLHALAAPVTISTHVSGIFKDYDYIIVDELGLEAGGFDYSPLPYEMTIESTFDSDAVPEIGSQGHTIYRNTETSFTFKIGTQTIASRKIADTTLIATSNSYYQSIGVPGFSTTVVFIDPNGQVDTNYLAPRQLSSSGDNVGTVSFSYWSTGPGSSGSGYMRAPATFATLSVTSAVPEPGHWAMLAAGLLIVSAVARRKARR comes from the coding sequence ATGATCGTCAAAGCGCTTCGCACGTTCGCACTACCACTGCTGGCAATCCTGCCACTGCACGCATTGGCCGCACCTGTCACGATCAGCACGCACGTATCCGGCATTTTTAAGGACTACGACTATATTATTGTCGATGAGCTGGGTTTGGAGGCGGGCGGCTTCGACTATTCGCCGTTGCCCTATGAGATGACTATCGAGTCGACGTTCGACTCCGATGCCGTGCCCGAAATCGGCTCGCAGGGCCATACAATATACCGGAACACAGAGACCAGCTTCACCTTCAAGATCGGTACCCAGACCATCGCATCGCGAAAGATTGCAGACACGACGCTCATAGCCACTTCGAACTCATATTATCAGTCCATTGGCGTTCCAGGCTTCAGCACTACCGTGGTGTTCATCGACCCGAACGGCCAAGTGGACACCAACTATCTGGCGCCACGTCAACTCAGTTCCAGCGGTGACAATGTCGGTACCGTGTCATTCAGCTATTGGTCAACTGGTCCGGGCAGCTCGGGCTCGGGATACATGCGCGCCCCAGCGACTTTCGCTACCCTGTCCGTGACGAGTGCGGTGCCCGAGCCCGGCCACTGGGCGATGCTGGCTGCGGGCCTGTTGATCGTCTCGGCCGTCGCACGCCGCAAGGCGCGTCGCTGA
- the lgt gene encoding prolipoprotein diacylglyceryl transferase has product MLIHPMPDPVAFHVGPVSIHWYGLMYVLAFAQFIALGRLRIRQPHIAALGWKASDLDDMLFYGMLGVVLGGRLGELFFYRPDWWSNPVEIFMIWHGGMSFHGGFLGVLIAMAFWARKAGRNLLDVYDFIAPMVPLGYACGRLGNFINAELPGRVVADPSLPWAMQWPDIRYPLLPDPVFLEGLRHPSPLYQLLVDGILVFLILWPFARHARPRLAVGAMYTLLYGCARFFTEYFRTPDWETTVLGLPITSGQVLSLPMILAAIAMLVWSYRRKVYGAAPVTA; this is encoded by the coding sequence ATGCTGATACATCCGATGCCCGATCCGGTCGCGTTCCACGTAGGGCCCGTATCGATCCACTGGTACGGCCTGATGTACGTGCTGGCGTTCGCGCAGTTCATCGCGCTGGGCCGCCTGCGCATCCGCCAGCCGCACATCGCGGCGCTGGGCTGGAAAGCGTCCGACCTGGACGACATGCTGTTCTACGGCATGCTGGGCGTCGTGCTCGGCGGCCGCCTGGGCGAACTGTTCTTCTACCGGCCGGACTGGTGGAGCAATCCGGTCGAGATCTTCATGATCTGGCACGGCGGCATGAGCTTCCACGGCGGCTTCCTGGGCGTGCTGATCGCGATGGCGTTCTGGGCCCGCAAGGCGGGGCGCAACCTGCTGGACGTGTACGACTTCATCGCGCCGATGGTCCCGCTGGGCTATGCGTGCGGCCGCCTGGGCAACTTCATCAATGCCGAGCTGCCGGGCCGCGTCGTGGCCGACCCGTCGCTGCCGTGGGCCATGCAGTGGCCGGACATCCGCTACCCGCTGTTGCCCGACCCCGTGTTCCTGGAGGGTCTGCGGCATCCGTCGCCGCTCTACCAGTTGCTGGTGGACGGCATCCTGGTGTTCCTGATCCTGTGGCCGTTCGCGCGCCATGCCCGCCCGCGCCTGGCGGTGGGCGCGATGTATACGCTGCTGTACGGTTGCGCGCGATTCTTCACCGAGTACTTCCGCACGCCGGATTGGGAGACGACCGTGCTGGGGCTGCCGATCACATCGGGCCAGGTGCTGTCGCTGCCGATGATCCTGGCGGCCATTGCGATGCTGGTGTGGTCGTATCGGCGCAAGGTGTATGGGGCGGCGCCGGTGACGGCTTGA